TAAAATAATATAGTACTGAACAACTATTATTGAACAGAGAAATTAGTATAGTGTCTATACTTTTTACTCATCTAGAAACAACATAATCCTATCCAACTTAGTATATCAACAAGGGTGTCGATGAAGTTATAAATTTGATTCTTCGTGTGAATTTAGTATTTTCAATacgaataataaatttatatgcaaaatgttattaaaattgttgtagtttaagctcaaaatttctaaatatgattttttcgacgttgaaatatataaatattgaaagtataaaatttttaaaattttaaattcgcCTGATAAGAACTTATTATTTTAGAGGTTCTGGTGCAAGTTTTTTGCACAAAGctaagaaattttatttatcgtGTTATATGCATCTTATTATGTCTTTATACTTTAgcctaaaatatattttcttgtttgttttcaatttaataatatgttttttctcCCGTCGAAAGTTTATGAAAAACAAACTTTTTATCCCTTTAAGTGGGGATCTGCATACATTTTACCTTCACTAAACTTCACTTATAAAATCATAATACGTATACTGTTATTATAGTTTTCCATTCAACATATTGAAAAACGATAAAGTTTGAATTTGTATAGAAAAATctcacattaaaaaataaaacactgattaataaaaataatttcatatccAAAGCTCCTATTTGAAGATGCTTGGTAGCCTAAAATGTTCATTGTTCTTATCCTTGAAGATGCTTTGATGATAAAAAGGTTAGACAAAAAGTtaccaaaagtaaaaaaaaaattcacttttttgcaaattaaaattctaaagtTGCAACATCTACCAATACCATATtgaatatgataatattttgattCTATAAATTGAACATGAAACTTGCTTCCAATCAAAGTgttgatttcaaaagtttagTCTTGAAAAGTACTCTTCCACCAAATTGTTGAATTATTGCACTTTTTTGTCCATAGTGAACCTAAAAGACACTTTTAAATCATGGTCCCCTTCTTacattaaacaaaatatatttctaatCTTACTCTTAATCAATTACAAATTTTACTATTAATGTTCATGACTTTGAGtcctcataaataaaaaataaaatatattaggaAACAATTGCTCCTAAAATGAGACTTTCTAATTCAAATAAGGGTTCGTATCGAGTCAACGGCGGAGTTAGAATTTCGCCTAAGGGGtgtcataatataaaaaaatattatatataaagaagtatttcCATTCTAGCTACATaatgtaaaaaagaaatttactatcaccatataaaaaagttaaatactTTTACAATTAAATGATGAATCAATCCCCCGGTATGAAACTTTTCTGCGTGAATTCGATGGTATTGGACaccaaatgaaaaataaaaaaaaatagaatcatttccttataatatagttaattagtatttgaaatttttctatatataattttttatttttatttaaaattcttgAGTTTgaactataaatataaaaaaaaaaaaaatcccgaTGAAAACCGCTTCTTCCTTTAATTCACATCATCCAACAAGGAAATAAATTCGATTTAATTTAGATATAACACAATATCGAACGTTCCTTGTCATCCTTCCTttggaaaagaaattaaattgaaaacgaaagataattaattttgtcaagACATTATATAAAAGCTAGGTTGGTGAGAGTACTAAAAATAACTACATATTGAGAAAACTTATCCATAGGAACTatacattatattattatgtatataataagaaaagaaaaatatatatatatatgtcaaaatCCTatctcattttttaattatggtCCACATTGAACAATATTCTAAATAGCATCTACCAATAAATAaccttttttttagtttggtATGTCCATTGTCACTAGGCCATAGTCCATATATTCATAGATTTTTTTATGGTGACATGTTTAACTATATACATAGTTTtaagagaaaataatttttttgatgttAAATATGTCATGATATTCCATAATTTGAATCACGTGAATATATAAGTCACATGAAAACAAGTTTATCGTTATTCCAAGATAAGtcatatgaaaataattttatcatttatcaTTATTCAAAAAATAGATCACACATAAACGAATCTACCGTTATTCCAAAATTCCCTTAGCGTCTATAAGATTatgtcattaattaaaaaaaaattaatgttaaattacttctaaatattaaaaaagttgACATTTTTTCTACATGAACTTTGAGATGAAATATCACTTGATTAGAGTAGGAGTATATTCAATAATGTATtacattcttttttattaaactgaaccaaaaaaagagaaaatttagaACCCCTTGTATAAATTTTCTATGGTTTCCCATCCGATGTTCGATATCCACATTAAAGTCCGACAAAACTCGTATTCGTGTTGAAAAGTCTCACATTGGGAGTAAAGTGCTCCCTAACAAAGGCGACTCCGTAGCCAAGAGAATTCGAATCTGAGACCTCTTGATTAAGAATGAAAGATTGTTTACCACTCCTTCACAACCCTTGTTAGTTACCATTATACAAGTTTAGAAGACCAATTTGATGTACAAAACATTCCGCTCTAATAAGACAATAAGAGTAGCACCCATCAAGTGTAAATGTAGACagcaaaacaaaaaaaggagaaaatttgaattatatatataagttaaaatgtttatttttgttacatacatataattaatgaatctataaaaaaaaaacaattcgaTGCGCAAAACATTTTGCGCTAATAAGGGCTCACACCCccaaacaacaaaacaaaaaagatgaCAAAAAGTGAAACCATCCAAAGttccttttcttgatttttgaacTAAACTAGGTCCATGCCATCATGTCCAccaacaccaccaccaccattgaAACTGTTTTCTGATGAAGAAGTTGAAAGTGTGATCATACCATTCAAGTCAGAAACACTATCTTGCAATGTCATTAACAAATGAGATGTGCTAAAACTCATTGATGGTTTAGCCCTTGGTACAATTGGTACTTCAGCCTCACCTACTAACATCTGTACCACCCCCCTCATTGTTGGCCTAGCTATAGGGTCAGGATGTGAACAAGCCAAACCAACTAACAACACTCTTGTCAtttctttttcatcatactCAAGATTCAATTTTGAATCAACTGCTGATAGTAAACTCCCATCTTTGTGTAATCCCCACACCCATTCAACCAAATTGCTGTTTAATCCAACACCACTTGTTGTTGTTTCTTTATCAATAGGCCTCCTTCCACTTGCCACTTCAAGAACCACTGCCCCATAACTAAACACATCAGTTTTCTCAGTTGCTCTACCTGTCAACAAGTATTCTGGTGCTAAATACCCCATTGTACCGGCTGCTACCGTTGCATCGGGGGACTTGTCGTGTTCGATTTGTCGTGCTAGTCCAAAATCTCCTAACTTTGCATTGAACCCTTCATCCAACATAATGTTACTACTCTTGATATCCCTATGTATCACCTGGTTTTCGCATTCTTGATGTAAATATGCTAATGCAGAAGCAACACCTAACAAGATTTTTTGCCTGTGTTGCCATGAGAGGATCATTCTTGACTCGAATAACGCCTTGTCAAGACTACCATTTGGCATCAAATCATAAACTAACAAGATTTCACCTTTCTCATGACACCATCCTTGTAATCTAACAAGATTTCTATGTCTAAGTGTTCCGATTATCGATAATTCAGAAAAGAACTCAGCTTTCCCTTGTCCATTATGACTACACCTCTTAACCGCAACAATATCACCAGACTCGGACAAAATCCCTTTATAGACAGTACCAAATGCACCATGCCCTATAATCCTAGTCGAATCAAACCCTTTCGTCGCGATTTTAAGCTCCTTATAACTAAATTCCTTAGGCATTTTGATAATATCAGAAGGCAACATAGACTCTGAAGTCTTCacattcttgaattttttcgaATACAACCAAATAAGTACCAATGTAGCTAAAGCTAGAAAGAATGCTCCAGCAGTAACAACCCCAACAACAGCACCAGCACCTTGCTTACAAAAACTACTATGACATTTGCTGCTGTTTTTCTGTACTGCATTAGCAGTACCATTAGCCTCCGCCGGAGCAATCTGTTGCTGCTCCGGAGGGGGCGATGTGGCGGATGTAGTTACATCCGCCGTGGGGTTCATCAAACTAGCCGTTGGCGGGGGTGGAGGCTGCTCCGCCCCCGCTGCAGGCGGAGATTTAGGATTTGTGTCAAATGATGAAGTGAAACTCCAATATTCAATACTATGAATCTCAGTACTCCCTTGTGTTGAACCAGAAAACCCCACAAACATGAAATCATTTACATATTCAGAAATATCAATTGTAACAGATAAAAATGGTTCTTTTGGCTTAAGATTAGAATATGAAAcataaagattcaatttttttgttgaaccaAAATAATCAATCCAAGAATTAACCAAATCACCACTTTTTAAATCAACACCAATAGAATCAAGATCACCAACCTGAGTTGAAATCATTGAATTTAAATCTAACCCCACATGATTACCATTAATATCTTTAAATTCAACATCCATAAGTGTATCAAATTCAACTCCAAAATTCCCATTTTGCCCTCCTTCTGCATCCAAAATCCCCAAATACCCACCGGAATCACCAATCGATTCATCATCCGGCGTGATAACAAAAGCCAACCCACCTCCAATCGATGAAGGATTCAAATTACTAACAGAAAACGAGAAAAACGTAGAGAAACTCGCCGGAAAATCAAGACCCGGCTGCCGGAACTTTACTGGTTTAGAATACAAAACTTTTCCAGCACCGGAATTTGGAACAGCAAGGTCACGAGTTAACTTTATAGCATTATTCCCCAAATGGGCATCGCCTAAAAGCTTCAAACTACTAAGAGTTAAAGTACCAGAATCAAACTCAGTGGCAGCAGCTAAAGCAGCAAAGAAACAGAGCAATACAACTAGTAATGAGTAAATCTCCATTCaaatgtaaaaaaaagaaactaaccCTTTTCAGATTTTCACTAGAAAAACACAAATTCAAGAGAAAATTTACATCATTTCTGGATTTTAGAAAAACCCCATTTGAGATTACAGCTCAATTGTATGAAAAATTGAAGCTTTTTAGCAAAAGGGGTTGTTAATTTGGGTAAAAAATTAGTGGAAAGATGTATGAAAAGTGGAAATTTGAGCTGAGAAAAAGTGAGAAAGttgaaagaagaaagagaatcGAAAGAATTGTAGTGAAGAAGACAGAGTGATAGCGGTTGGGATACACGTGTTTGATATAACGGTAATATTTCTTCTTATGTTTTTTATAGGTCGGGCCCCATGTTTTAGTAGTGGCATCACGAGCTAATAGAGTtcgattaatttgaattttttttttacgtaAAATTATACTTGAGTATAActattttctattaattttttttttttagtttaggaTTCGAATCGAGATATTTGATTAAAGAAGTAATGGTCATAGTCTTTTGATGATGTCATATTTCATGTTTCCAAgagttaaaatatatgattttaatcACTGAACGTGTATTTTAACGAATAAAGAAAAATCTTTGTTATGTTTTATCGAATTATTCTTATTAAAGTTTGTTTAGTACTTATTTTTAGAAGTGTTTTCTTTGTGTTAATCGGGgtccaataaaaataaaaacaaatgttcttttttggcactttgactcaaaagaaaaaaatgtacataaattgaaatcgagaaaaaatattttaaaatttatttcatatcatattaatatttgaaaaggTGATGATATGTATAATCGTTTGATAGCTCGttagaattaataaatattggTATAATATTTTGCATAACctattcatatattaataatatgattttatatattataaattaaatattatattaattttatacgtAAATAATTACTTCCTCGTTATGCAAtgctatataattttattaccATATAAATTAAAACTGTACATTAAAGTGGGACTTTAGAGAAGAGAATTAATGTTTTATAATGGGAGTTAAATAACcgtgataaattttaaattttatgtcacTTAATTTACTGTGTTATTTTGTCTTAATGTCAcaatttatttatatcataCTTAAATCACTTAGACGTTATAAGCAGAAATAATTGTGTAATAAATGCTCcctcaattttaattaaaaaatacttttgaattttgtgatttttaaaaattaataatacattAAACGTAttagattaatatttttaaaatttataatttttaaataaatcagaaaatcaaaaaattataaaaaagaaaacagaagagattattgtttttaaaacaGACAAAAAAAGTATGATATTTTCTGTCAATTGTTAACTCAAGAACTTGATTATTCTGGAgttttgttgattaatttgtaacttaattttattaattagttttacTTAATTATAGTATGGTAGATTTTGGGTCCTCcatgttgattaatttaaattatgatttcttaACTAATCGTACTTCTTAAGATAATTCATTACACTTTAAATTTTGTTGATCTCAagattcataaataattttttttttcaataatatataatatataataatatatgaatattgacaATAATAGAACACTTTACTTGGAAGTGAACTAtcgtcttttctcttttcttcatgACATGTACCAACCactataattaattattgtatcaTGGACTAACCAACTTCTTATATTtcctcaaaaaaataaaataaaattgagatgATAGAAgatgaaaaacataaaaaaggaaatatatgtaaagtaaaagaaaaattgtttgaGGATAATATACTTGGGgcgtaataaataaataaataaataaataaggttTAGAAGACGTCTATATCATTTTAAGACTTGTAACGTGGGATTCTATGCACACTCATTGAAATTGAAAGGAAAGAATTGCAACAATGTTTTGAGCCTAGAAGACGTCTATAAATAATGAGGACGCTTGAACGGCCGGACATacgaaaaataacaataaataaaaaaatgggaAATTTTTGTACTTAGATGAACCTTAAAAATATCTcatttaaaagataattaaatgaaaaggaATTTATCAAAGAGAAAAATTCGTAAATAGCCAATAACTTAATTAGGTTTCATTACTATACTTATTAGCTGCTACTGAGCAGTGAGTGAACGGGCGAGAGGAGATTGGAGAGAAAGCTAAATATCAAAAGGAGGAGAAAGGAAAGCGAGAcagggagagggaggagagaggcgaatgAGAGAGGACAGAGaggtaaattgtattttttttaatatctgtcagataattgtatatatgtaattggtatacatatgtatttgtatatctggCGAGAGAAACTGAAAGAGCGGAGAGAGAGACGgtgagattgggagaggaaAGAGAGGCGCACGTAATTATAGCTGAAAAGAGATTGCGAGTGATAATTAAttcaaactataattatatacgctaataactaatatatatttacttatcGACGTAATTTTAGTTCGAAGTGATTATGAGGCCCACACTACATAAAATGGCCCACAATTAGGTGCCTATGCTCATGTATAGTTGGTCTCCTTCTAATGTCCAATCATACTGATATAGTGGGTTGATTGAAGTGGATGCTCAACTTTTGTCCCAGCATTCTTTATGAAATGTTACGGATATATACCGTTTGatcaataaatttattaacgatataattgaaatatacatattttaaatatcaataatatacaCGGTGTatcaatacaaatattatatgtatactTACCCAAACAAATgcattttatatgtatatataacaaAGGTATACATaatctatatattttgtaaaCTAATTGATTAAAACGTTTGAGATCATACTTATCGTTAAATTGACAACGTTATATTAAGTAGACTTTTAACACAAATACGGAATTGGAGTTCGAGTTGTTGAGTTCAACATGAATTCTATCAAAATCGTAAATTGAACTGTAGCTTCGTAGCTCTGCTACTAATAACAGATACTCGATTAAACTATCTAGTGAGACGCAAATTGGCCTGAACATTATCTTATTATATCAACATAGAAGTAGGCAAGTATCCATTATCAACAACCTTTTGGGCTTTTTCTCCACAAAAGTAGTAGTTGGATTAGCAACCAATTCTTGATCCACAATTAATAGCCCTTTGAGGCCCAAAATATTCTTGTAGTTGGATTACTAACCAATTTGTCAAATGTTCTTACAAATCTAACTTCACACTTCTCACAAACTGATTCGAACACCATCATATTATCATCAAGAAAACGACATAACAATCCAACACGCTTATAGTACACTTGATTTGAacattattattagtattatttcaCTTGAAGATTCAACAcaacacaaacaaaaaacaatacgataaaataaatacaaccaCGAGCAGATTGCGCAGATGATAAGCATCCCGTGTGAAATcctacttaaaaaaaaatacaaccaCATTACATAACAATTAAATATCCACTAAGCACTATTTACATAGCGACATACTTTTCTAATTTCACCTTGATCTCCAATAAGTGGATT
The nucleotide sequence above comes from Solanum pennellii chromosome 9, SPENNV200. Encoded proteins:
- the LOC107029450 gene encoding L-type lectin-domain containing receptor kinase VIII.1-like, with the translated sequence MEIYSLLVVLLCFFAALAAATEFDSGTLTLSSLKLLGDAHLGNNAIKLTRDLAVPNSGAGKVLYSKPVKFRQPGLDFPASFSTFFSFSVSNLNPSSIGGGLAFVITPDDESIGDSGGYLGILDAEGGQNGNFGVEFDTLMDVEFKDINGNHVGLDLNSMISTQVGDLDSIGVDLKSGDLVNSWIDYFGSTKKLNLYVSYSNLKPKEPFLSVTIDISEYVNDFMFVGFSGSTQGSTEIHSIEYWSFTSSFDTNPKSPPAAGAEQPPPPPTASLMNPTADVTTSATSPPPEQQQIAPAEANGTANAVQKNSSKCHSSFCKQGAGAVVGVVTAGAFFLALATLVLIWLYSKKFKNVKTSESMLPSDIIKMPKEFSYKELKIATKGFDSTRIIGHGAFGTVYKGILSESGDIVAVKRCSHNGQGKAEFFSELSIIGTLRHRNLVRLQGWCHEKGEILLVYDLMPNGSLDKALFESRMILSWQHRQKILLGVASALAYLHQECENQVIHRDIKSSNIMLDEGFNAKLGDFGLARQIEHDKSPDATVAAGTMGYLAPEYLLTGRATEKTDVFSYGAVVLEVASGRRPIDKETTTSGVGLNSNLVEWVWGLHKDGSLLSAVDSKLNLEYDEKEMTRVLLVGLACSHPDPIARPTMRGVVQMLVGEAEVPIVPRAKPSMSFSTSHLLMTLQDSVSDLNGMITLSTSSSENSFNGGGGVGGHDGMDLV